One genomic region from Bactrocera tryoni isolate S06 chromosome 3, CSIRO_BtryS06_freeze2, whole genome shotgun sequence encodes:
- the LOC120771010 gene encoding ubiquitin-conjugating enzyme E2 W isoform X4, with translation MSSMSPSERRLHKELMSLIKEPPPGVTVDTDSIGQNLSEWKINIAGFEGTLYEGENFQLLFKFNNKYPFDSPEVTFIGNNIPVHPHVYSNGHICLSILTEDWSPALSVQSVCLSIASMLSSCREKKRPPDNTLYVKTCNKNPKKTKWWYHDDSV, from the exons AGAAGATTACACAAAGAGTTGATGTCGCTGATAAAGGAACCGCCACCGGGTGTTACCGTCGATACCGATAGTATAGGACAAAACTTATCAGA atggaaaataaatattgccgGTTTCGAGGGCACCCTGTATGAGGGTGAAAACTTTCAGCTACTCTtcaaattcaataataaatatcCCTTCGATTCGCCAGAG GTGACGTTTATTGGCAACAATATACCTGTGCATCCGCACGTCTACTCTAATGGACATATCTGCCTTTCCATATTGACAGAAGATTGGTCGCCAGCGCTATCAGTACAATCTGTCTGTCTCAGCATAGCATCGATGCTTAGTAGTTGCCGTGAAAAGAAGCGTCCACCAGATAATACGTTATACGTAAAAACCTGCAATAAGAATCCGAAAAAGACCAAATGGTGGTATCATG ACGATTCGGTCTAG
- the LOC120771010 gene encoding ubiquitin-conjugating enzyme E2 W isoform X3, protein MSSMSPSENDPVAMRRLHKELMSLIKEPPPGVTVDTDSIGQNLSEWKINIAGFEGTLYEGENFQLLFKFNNKYPFDSPEVTFIGNNIPVHPHVYSNGHICLSILTEDWSPALSVQSVCLSIASMLSSCREKKRPPDNTLYVKTCNKNPKKTKWWYHDDSV, encoded by the exons AGAAGATTACACAAAGAGTTGATGTCGCTGATAAAGGAACCGCCACCGGGTGTTACCGTCGATACCGATAGTATAGGACAAAACTTATCAGA atggaaaataaatattgccgGTTTCGAGGGCACCCTGTATGAGGGTGAAAACTTTCAGCTACTCTtcaaattcaataataaatatcCCTTCGATTCGCCAGAG GTGACGTTTATTGGCAACAATATACCTGTGCATCCGCACGTCTACTCTAATGGACATATCTGCCTTTCCATATTGACAGAAGATTGGTCGCCAGCGCTATCAGTACAATCTGTCTGTCTCAGCATAGCATCGATGCTTAGTAGTTGCCGTGAAAAGAAGCGTCCACCAGATAATACGTTATACGTAAAAACCTGCAATAAGAATCCGAAAAAGACCAAATGGTGGTATCATG ACGATTCGGTCTAG
- the LOC120771010 gene encoding ubiquitin-conjugating enzyme E2 W isoform X5 has translation MSLIKEPPPGVTVDTDSIGQNLSEWKINIAGFEGTLYEGENFQLLFKFNNKYPFDSPEVTFIGNNIPVHPHVYSNGHICLSILTEDWSPALSVQSVCLSIASMLSSCREKKRPPDNTLYVKTCNKNPKKTKWWYHDDSV, from the exons ATGTCGCTGATAAAGGAACCGCCACCGGGTGTTACCGTCGATACCGATAGTATAGGACAAAACTTATCAGA atggaaaataaatattgccgGTTTCGAGGGCACCCTGTATGAGGGTGAAAACTTTCAGCTACTCTtcaaattcaataataaatatcCCTTCGATTCGCCAGAG GTGACGTTTATTGGCAACAATATACCTGTGCATCCGCACGTCTACTCTAATGGACATATCTGCCTTTCCATATTGACAGAAGATTGGTCGCCAGCGCTATCAGTACAATCTGTCTGTCTCAGCATAGCATCGATGCTTAGTAGTTGCCGTGAAAAGAAGCGTCCACCAGATAATACGTTATACGTAAAAACCTGCAATAAGAATCCGAAAAAGACCAAATGGTGGTATCATG ACGATTCGGTCTAG
- the LOC120771780 gene encoding CDK-activating kinase assembly factor MAT1: MEDQACPRCKTTKYRNPSLKLMVNVCGHTLCESCVDLLFLKGSGSCPECMVPLRRNNFRVQLFEDPMVEKEVDIRKRVLRDYNKKEEDFATLQEYNDYLEEIETIIYNLCNNIDIIGTNKRIEAYRRENREVIQRNKTRMGREEYELEEMLELERAQEEARKQELAELETEQKKKKAREKEALIDELMCSGKDAAEIVNEFAEKVEKLREEEKKLPPPKPATQFSTGIKFGRTADQMFLPLPKAEEGPLYVHKLPTLYTEGPAAPASADIESKGFIAHIRPENSAERAGGYKANLACQRALQEALMGLYYGAPTVN, encoded by the coding sequence ATGGAGGACCAGGCATGTCCGCGCTGCAAAACCACAAAGTACCGCAATCCCTCACTGAAATTGATGGTCAACGTTTGCGGGCACACACTTTGTGAATCCTGTGTAGATTTGCTGTTCCTCAAAGGTTCGGGTTCCTGTCCGGAATGTATGGTGCCATTACGGCGCAACAATTTCCGTGTACAACTCTTCGAAGATCCTATGGTGGAGAAGGAGGTAGATATACGAAAACGTGTTCTACGCGATTACAACAAAAAGGAGGAAGATTTCGCTACGCTGCAAGAATACAATGATTACTTGGAAGAAATCGAAACTATTATCTACAATCTCTGCAACAACATTGATATAATCGGGACCAATAAACGCATTGAAGCATATAGGCGTGAGAATCGTGAAGTTATACAAAGGAATAAAACGCGTATGGGGCGAGAAGAGTACGAGCTGGAGGAAATGCTTGAATTAGAGCGTGCACAAGAAGAAGCACGTAAGCAGGAGTTGGCTGAACTCGAAACtgaacaaaaaaagaaaaaggcgcGAGAGAAGGAAGCGCTCATCGATGAACTAATGTGCAGTGGCAAAGATGCCGCCGAGATTGTAAATGAATTTGCCGAGAAGGTAGAAAAGCTACGCGAGGAGGAGAAGAAACTGCCACCACCCAAACCAGCAACACAGTTCTCGACAGGAATAAAATTTGGACGCACAGCGGACCAAATGTTCCTGCCGTTACCGAAAGCGGAAGAGGGACCACTCTATGTGCATAAACTGCCCACGCTTTATACGGAAGGCCCAGCTGCGCCCGCTAGCGCCGATATCGAAAGCAAAGGTTTCATTGCGCACATAAGGCCAGAAAATAGCGCTGAACGTGCCGGTGGTTATAAAGCGAACTTGGCTTGTCAACGTGCTTTGCAAGAGGCATTGATGGGTCTCTACTATGGTGCACCGACGGTTAATTGA
- the LOC120771010 gene encoding ubiquitin-conjugating enzyme E2 W isoform X2: MSSMSPSELQNDPVAMRRLHKELMSLIKEPPPGVTVDTDSIGQNLSEWKINIAGFEGTLYEGENFQLLFKFNNKYPFDSPEVTFIGNNIPVHPHVYSNGHICLSILTEDWSPALSVQSVCLSIASMLSSCREKKRPPDNTLYVKTCNKNPKKTKWWYHDDSV, encoded by the exons AGAAGATTACACAAAGAGTTGATGTCGCTGATAAAGGAACCGCCACCGGGTGTTACCGTCGATACCGATAGTATAGGACAAAACTTATCAGA atggaaaataaatattgccgGTTTCGAGGGCACCCTGTATGAGGGTGAAAACTTTCAGCTACTCTtcaaattcaataataaatatcCCTTCGATTCGCCAGAG GTGACGTTTATTGGCAACAATATACCTGTGCATCCGCACGTCTACTCTAATGGACATATCTGCCTTTCCATATTGACAGAAGATTGGTCGCCAGCGCTATCAGTACAATCTGTCTGTCTCAGCATAGCATCGATGCTTAGTAGTTGCCGTGAAAAGAAGCGTCCACCAGATAATACGTTATACGTAAAAACCTGCAATAAGAATCCGAAAAAGACCAAATGGTGGTATCATG ACGATTCGGTCTAG
- the LOC120771010 gene encoding ubiquitin-conjugating enzyme E2 W isoform X1, with translation MLKIFKSKKDKLPKSEIITCEPQVTKEPRTKCGKPLVLDNTRWERRLHKELMSLIKEPPPGVTVDTDSIGQNLSEWKINIAGFEGTLYEGENFQLLFKFNNKYPFDSPEVTFIGNNIPVHPHVYSNGHICLSILTEDWSPALSVQSVCLSIASMLSSCREKKRPPDNTLYVKTCNKNPKKTKWWYHDDSV, from the exons atgttgaaaatattcaagAGCAAGAAAGACAAGTTGCCAAAATCGGAAATCATCACTTGTGAACCGCAGGTGACCAAAGAGCCGCGCACGAAATGCGGCAAACCGCTGGTGTTGGACAACACGCGATGGGAG AGAAGATTACACAAAGAGTTGATGTCGCTGATAAAGGAACCGCCACCGGGTGTTACCGTCGATACCGATAGTATAGGACAAAACTTATCAGA atggaaaataaatattgccgGTTTCGAGGGCACCCTGTATGAGGGTGAAAACTTTCAGCTACTCTtcaaattcaataataaatatcCCTTCGATTCGCCAGAG GTGACGTTTATTGGCAACAATATACCTGTGCATCCGCACGTCTACTCTAATGGACATATCTGCCTTTCCATATTGACAGAAGATTGGTCGCCAGCGCTATCAGTACAATCTGTCTGTCTCAGCATAGCATCGATGCTTAGTAGTTGCCGTGAAAAGAAGCGTCCACCAGATAATACGTTATACGTAAAAACCTGCAATAAGAATCCGAAAAAGACCAAATGGTGGTATCATG ACGATTCGGTCTAG